One window of the Camelina sativa cultivar DH55 chromosome 1, Cs, whole genome shotgun sequence genome contains the following:
- the LOC104788448 gene encoding cyanate hydratase-like — translation MEAAKKQSVTDKLLAVKAASGKTYTQLAEETSLTNVYVAQLLRRQAQLKPDTVQKLKEALPSLTDDLIGDMMSPPWRSYDPNLFQEPTIYRLNEAVMHFGESIKEIINEDFGDGIMSAIDFYCSVDKVKGVDGNNRVVVTLDGKYLSHSEQRTENMVSRLNLKGSTSE, via the exons ATGGAAGCGGCGAAGAAACAGAGTGTTACAGATAAGCTTCTCGCCGTGAAAGCAGCTTCCGGCAAGACTTATACTCAATTAGCGGAGGAGACTAGTCTCACCAACGTCTACGTAGCTCAGCTTCTCCGTCGTCAAGCCCAGCTCAAACCCGATACAGTCCAGAAGCTCAAGGAAGCTTTACCATCTCTGACTGATGACCTCATCGGAGATATGATGTCTCCGCCGTGGAGATCCTATGATCCTAATCTCTTTCAAGAACCAACCATCTACAG GTTGAATGAAGCAGTGATGCATTTTGGTGAGAGTATTAAGGAGATTATCAATGAAGATTTTGGTGACGGCAT CATGTCGGCGATAGATTTCTATTGCTCTGTGGACAAAGTTAAGGGAGTGGATGGTAATAATCGTGTGGTCGTGACACTTGATGGGAAGTATCTTTCACATTCCGAACAG AGGACGGAGAATATGGTTTCAAGGCTTAATCTCAAGGGAAGTACAAGCGAATGA
- the LOC104788434 gene encoding uncharacterized protein LOC104788434 isoform X1 — MKVAVIGSGISGLGSAYVLANQGVEEVVLYEKEESLGGHARTVRFDGVDLDLGFMVFNRVTYPNMMEFFEKLGVDMEVSDMSFAVSLDNGKGCEWGSRNGVSGLFAQKKNVLNPYFWRMIREIVKFKEDVLKYIKELEGNPDIDRNETLGEFLNARGYSELFQQAYLVPICGSIWSCPSDGVLNFSAYSVLSFCCNHHLLQIFGRPQWLTVAGRSQTYVAKVRAELERLGCKIRTSCDVKSVSTSENGSVTVTSGDGSEEVFDRCILAMHAPDALRLLGEEVTFDETRVLGAFRYVYSDIYLHHDIDLMPRNQAAWSSWNFLGSTEKKVCVTYWLNILQNLGEKCEPFFVTLNPDHPPKKALLKWTTGHPVPSVSAWTASQELHKIQGKRNLWFCGAYQGYGFHEDGLKAGMAAARGLLGKETALLNNPRHMVPSLTETGARLFVTRFMGQFISTGCVTILEEGGTMFTFGGKDSTFPLKSVLKIHSPQFYWKVMTQADLGLADAYINGDFSFVDKDSGLLNLIMILIANRDTKSNLTKKRGWWTPMFLTAGVASAKYFLKHVSRQNTLTQARRNISRHYDLSNELFGFFLDDTMTYSSAVFKSDDEDLKTAQMRKISLLIDKARIEKNHEVLEIGCGWGTLAIEVVKRTGCKYTGITLSIEQLKYAEEKVKVAGLQDSIKFELCDYRQLSDVQKYDRIISCEMLEAVGHEFMEMFFSRCEAALAENGLIVLQFISIPEERYNEYRLSSDFIKEYIFPGGCLPSLARVTSAMSSSSRLCIEHVENIGIHYYQTLRLWRKNFLERQKQIMALGIDDKFIRTWEYYFDYCAAGFKTLTLGNYQLVFSRPGNVAAFADSYQGFPSAYCIT; from the exons atgaaagtggCGGTGATAGGGAGTGGGATAAGTGGATTAGGAAGTGCCTACGTACTTGCGAATCAAGGAGTCGAAGAGGTTGTGTTGTACGAGAAAGAAGAGTCATTGGGAGGTCATGCTCGAACGGTGCGTTTCGATGGTGTTGACTTGGACCTTGGTTTCATGGTCTTTAATCGT GTTACATATCCAAACATGATGGAGTTCTTTGAGAAACTTGGAGTAGACATGGAGGTTTCAGACATGTCTTTCGCGGTGAGCCTTGACAATGGCAAAGGTTGCGAATGGGGAAGCCGTAATGGTGTCTCTGGATTATTTGCTCAGAAAAAGAACGTTTTAAATCCGTATTTCTGGCGAATGATTAGagaaattgttaaatttaaagaagatgttttaaaatatatcaagGAGCTCGAGGGTAACCCCGATATTGATCGAAATGAAACCTTGGGAGAATTCCTCAATGCTCGTGGATACTCTGAGTTATTTCAGCAAGCTTATTTG GTTCCGATATGTGGTTCTATATGGTCGTGCCCATCAGATGGTGTCTTAAACTTCTCGGCTTACTCTGTTCTTTCGTTTTGCTGCAACCACCACCTTCTTCAG ATCTTCGGGAGGCCACAGTGGCTAACTGTTGCAGGACGTTCTCAGACTTATGTCGCAAAG GTTAGGGCAGAATTGGAGCGACTAGGATGCAAGATCAGAACAAGCTGCGATGTAAAATCTGTTTCGACATCCGAAAATGGTAGTGTTACTGTTACAAGTGGAGATGGATCTGAGGAAGTATTCGATAGGTGCATATTGGCTATGCATGCCCCAGATGCTCTGAGATTGCTTGGTGAAGAAGTCACATTTGATGAAACTAGAGTTCTTGGTGCTTTCCGATACGTTTACAG CGATATATATCTCCATCACGACATTGATTTGATGCCACGGAACCAAGCAGCTTGGAGCTCGTGGAACTTCTTAGGAAGTACGGAAAAGAAAGTATGTGTAACATACTGGCTCAATATACTTCAG AACCTTGGCGAGAAATGTGAACCATTTTTTGTAACACTTAACCCAGACCATCCCCCAAAGAAAGCATTGCTCAAATGGACTACTGGTCACCCTGTACCTTCAGTTTCAGCTTGGACAGCTTCACAAGAGCTTCACAAGATTCAGGGAAAACGTAACCTATGGTTCTGTGGTGCATATCAGG GCTATGGTTTCCATGAAGATGGACTAAAG GCTGGTATGGCAGCTGCACGAGGTTTGCTAGGGAAAGAAACGGCTCTTCTGAACAATCCGCGGCATATGGTCCCTTCCTTGACAGAAACAGGGGCTCGGCTTTTCGTTACTAGGTTTATGGGACAATTCATATCGACTGGTTGTGTAAC AATACTTGAAGAAGGAGGAACTATGTTCACATTCGGAGGGAAAGATTCTACTTTTCCGTTGAAATCTGTCCTCAAGATTCACAGTCCTCAATTTTACTGGAAG GTTATGACACAAGCGGATTTAGGACTTGCAGATGCTTATATTAATGGAGATTTCTCTTTCGTAGATAAAGACTCAGGACTTTTGAATCTGATTATG ATTCTCATTGCTAACAGAGATACGAAATCAAATCTTACGAAgaaaag GGGATGGTGGACACCGATGTTTCTAACTGCCGGTGTAGCTTCTGCAAAGTATTTTTTAAAGCATGTCTCTAGGCAGAACACATTAACACAAGCTCGTAGAAACATTTCTCGTCACTATGACCTT AGCAATGAGCTTTTCGGTTTCTTCTTGGATGATACCATGACTTACTCCTCTGCAGTATTCAAG TCAGACGATGAGGATCTTAAAACTGCACAGATGAGGAAAATATCTCTTCTGATAGACAAG GCGAGAATAGAGAAGAACCATGAGGTTTTGGAGATTGGATGTGGATGGGGAACTTTGGCCATAGAAGTTGTGAAAAGAACTGGATGCAAATACACTGGCATTACACTATCTATTGAACAGCTTAAGTATGCAGAAGAAAAAGTGAAAGTAGCTGGACTTCAG GATAGTATTAAGTTTGAACTATGTGATTATCGCCAACTATCTGATGTCCAAAAATATGACAGAATCATATCttg CGAGATGCTAGAAGCGGTTGGCCATGAGTTCATGGAGATGTTTTTCAGTCGATGTGAAGCCGCGCTAGCAGAAAACGGCTTAATCGTCTTGCAG TTCATATCGATACCCGAAGAGCGATACAATGAGTACAGACTAAGTTCAGATTTCATAAAAGAATACATATTCCCCGGTGGCTGTCTTCCTTCTTTAGCCAGAGTTACTTCAgctatgtcttcttcttctaggctATG caTTGAACATGTTGAGAACATTGGGATTCATTACTACCAAACTTTAAGATTGTGGAGGAAGAACTTCTTGGAGAGACAGAA ACAAATCATGGCTCTTGGAATTGATGATAAATTCATAAGGACATGGGAATACTATTTCGATTATTGCGCAGCTGGTTTCAAGACTCTTACTCTTGGAAACTACCAG TTGGTGTTCTCACGTCCAGGGAACGTAGCTGCATTCGCGGATTCATACCAAGGATTCCCTTCTGCTTATTGTATCACCTGA
- the LOC104788434 gene encoding uncharacterized protein LOC104788434 isoform X2, with amino-acid sequence MMEFFEKLGVDMEVSDMSFAVSLDNGKGCEWGSRNGVSGLFAQKKNVLNPYFWRMIREIVKFKEDVLKYIKELEGNPDIDRNETLGEFLNARGYSELFQQAYLVPICGSIWSCPSDGVLNFSAYSVLSFCCNHHLLQIFGRPQWLTVAGRSQTYVAKVRAELERLGCKIRTSCDVKSVSTSENGSVTVTSGDGSEEVFDRCILAMHAPDALRLLGEEVTFDETRVLGAFRYVYSDIYLHHDIDLMPRNQAAWSSWNFLGSTEKKVCVTYWLNILQNLGEKCEPFFVTLNPDHPPKKALLKWTTGHPVPSVSAWTASQELHKIQGKRNLWFCGAYQGYGFHEDGLKAGMAAARGLLGKETALLNNPRHMVPSLTETGARLFVTRFMGQFISTGCVTILEEGGTMFTFGGKDSTFPLKSVLKIHSPQFYWKVMTQADLGLADAYINGDFSFVDKDSGLLNLIMILIANRDTKSNLTKKRGWWTPMFLTAGVASAKYFLKHVSRQNTLTQARRNISRHYDLSNELFGFFLDDTMTYSSAVFKSDDEDLKTAQMRKISLLIDKARIEKNHEVLEIGCGWGTLAIEVVKRTGCKYTGITLSIEQLKYAEEKVKVAGLQDSIKFELCDYRQLSDVQKYDRIISCEMLEAVGHEFMEMFFSRCEAALAENGLIVLQFISIPEERYNEYRLSSDFIKEYIFPGGCLPSLARVTSAMSSSSRLCIEHVENIGIHYYQTLRLWRKNFLERQKQIMALGIDDKFIRTWEYYFDYCAAGFKTLTLGNYQLVFSRPGNVAAFADSYQGFPSAYCIT; translated from the exons ATGATGGAGTTCTTTGAGAAACTTGGAGTAGACATGGAGGTTTCAGACATGTCTTTCGCGGTGAGCCTTGACAATGGCAAAGGTTGCGAATGGGGAAGCCGTAATGGTGTCTCTGGATTATTTGCTCAGAAAAAGAACGTTTTAAATCCGTATTTCTGGCGAATGATTAGagaaattgttaaatttaaagaagatgttttaaaatatatcaagGAGCTCGAGGGTAACCCCGATATTGATCGAAATGAAACCTTGGGAGAATTCCTCAATGCTCGTGGATACTCTGAGTTATTTCAGCAAGCTTATTTG GTTCCGATATGTGGTTCTATATGGTCGTGCCCATCAGATGGTGTCTTAAACTTCTCGGCTTACTCTGTTCTTTCGTTTTGCTGCAACCACCACCTTCTTCAG ATCTTCGGGAGGCCACAGTGGCTAACTGTTGCAGGACGTTCTCAGACTTATGTCGCAAAG GTTAGGGCAGAATTGGAGCGACTAGGATGCAAGATCAGAACAAGCTGCGATGTAAAATCTGTTTCGACATCCGAAAATGGTAGTGTTACTGTTACAAGTGGAGATGGATCTGAGGAAGTATTCGATAGGTGCATATTGGCTATGCATGCCCCAGATGCTCTGAGATTGCTTGGTGAAGAAGTCACATTTGATGAAACTAGAGTTCTTGGTGCTTTCCGATACGTTTACAG CGATATATATCTCCATCACGACATTGATTTGATGCCACGGAACCAAGCAGCTTGGAGCTCGTGGAACTTCTTAGGAAGTACGGAAAAGAAAGTATGTGTAACATACTGGCTCAATATACTTCAG AACCTTGGCGAGAAATGTGAACCATTTTTTGTAACACTTAACCCAGACCATCCCCCAAAGAAAGCATTGCTCAAATGGACTACTGGTCACCCTGTACCTTCAGTTTCAGCTTGGACAGCTTCACAAGAGCTTCACAAGATTCAGGGAAAACGTAACCTATGGTTCTGTGGTGCATATCAGG GCTATGGTTTCCATGAAGATGGACTAAAG GCTGGTATGGCAGCTGCACGAGGTTTGCTAGGGAAAGAAACGGCTCTTCTGAACAATCCGCGGCATATGGTCCCTTCCTTGACAGAAACAGGGGCTCGGCTTTTCGTTACTAGGTTTATGGGACAATTCATATCGACTGGTTGTGTAAC AATACTTGAAGAAGGAGGAACTATGTTCACATTCGGAGGGAAAGATTCTACTTTTCCGTTGAAATCTGTCCTCAAGATTCACAGTCCTCAATTTTACTGGAAG GTTATGACACAAGCGGATTTAGGACTTGCAGATGCTTATATTAATGGAGATTTCTCTTTCGTAGATAAAGACTCAGGACTTTTGAATCTGATTATG ATTCTCATTGCTAACAGAGATACGAAATCAAATCTTACGAAgaaaag GGGATGGTGGACACCGATGTTTCTAACTGCCGGTGTAGCTTCTGCAAAGTATTTTTTAAAGCATGTCTCTAGGCAGAACACATTAACACAAGCTCGTAGAAACATTTCTCGTCACTATGACCTT AGCAATGAGCTTTTCGGTTTCTTCTTGGATGATACCATGACTTACTCCTCTGCAGTATTCAAG TCAGACGATGAGGATCTTAAAACTGCACAGATGAGGAAAATATCTCTTCTGATAGACAAG GCGAGAATAGAGAAGAACCATGAGGTTTTGGAGATTGGATGTGGATGGGGAACTTTGGCCATAGAAGTTGTGAAAAGAACTGGATGCAAATACACTGGCATTACACTATCTATTGAACAGCTTAAGTATGCAGAAGAAAAAGTGAAAGTAGCTGGACTTCAG GATAGTATTAAGTTTGAACTATGTGATTATCGCCAACTATCTGATGTCCAAAAATATGACAGAATCATATCttg CGAGATGCTAGAAGCGGTTGGCCATGAGTTCATGGAGATGTTTTTCAGTCGATGTGAAGCCGCGCTAGCAGAAAACGGCTTAATCGTCTTGCAG TTCATATCGATACCCGAAGAGCGATACAATGAGTACAGACTAAGTTCAGATTTCATAAAAGAATACATATTCCCCGGTGGCTGTCTTCCTTCTTTAGCCAGAGTTACTTCAgctatgtcttcttcttctaggctATG caTTGAACATGTTGAGAACATTGGGATTCATTACTACCAAACTTTAAGATTGTGGAGGAAGAACTTCTTGGAGAGACAGAA ACAAATCATGGCTCTTGGAATTGATGATAAATTCATAAGGACATGGGAATACTATTTCGATTATTGCGCAGCTGGTTTCAAGACTCTTACTCTTGGAAACTACCAG TTGGTGTTCTCACGTCCAGGGAACGTAGCTGCATTCGCGGATTCATACCAAGGATTCCCTTCTGCTTATTGTATCACCTGA
- the LOC104788495 gene encoding uncharacterized protein LOC104788495, with the protein MEQLVNFIIRPPRAEYDPEHDLLEKEFMMKGRWYQRKDLEVKNSRGDVLQCSHYMPVERPEGKPLPCVIYCHGNSGCRADGSEAAIVLLPSNITVFTLDFSGSGLSGGEHVTLGWNEKDDLKAVVEFLRQDGNISLIGLWGRSMGAVTSLMYGAEDPSIAGMILDSPFSDLVDLMMELVDTYKFRLPKFTVKFAIQFMRRAIQKKAKFDIMDLNTIKVAKSSFVPVLFGHALDDDFIRPHHSDRIYEAYIGDKNIIKFEGDHNSPRPQFYFDSVNIFFHNVLQPPEVVGPTFYDPLDEYFAKGSWSTMHDTNIPQSSVQKSLAAGSISEAISEVRKKRPMSRTDVPSNVTSNGSPSETKEKESHDGHDSSSPDMINFDLSNGDQYPPHLRMALDNDQYVEYQMEDFPSNAEEEERMLMKAVMESLKDLEVQSQQKKDHPETRVHGGSAFLTAAQGLPSREESTSTRANQSETDSASSPATRSQDQLPSSSEPNPPSETSTSLARPINASGPGSLSQKETENSDMSGVTKATVTVERSSSAPGKVLDGLIRRWDLNFFKNSK; encoded by the exons ATGGAGCAGCTTGTTAACTTCATCATTCGACCTCCAAG AGCTGAGTATGATCCAGAACATGATTTATTGGAAAAGGAGTTCATGATGAAAGGTAGATGGTATCAGAGAAAGGATTTAGAG GTAAAAAACAGTAGGGGAGATGTTCTCCAGTGTAGTCATTATATGCCAGTTGAACGCCCTGAAGGAAAGCCTTTGCCTTGTGTAATATACTGTCATGGAAACAG TGGATGTAGAGCGGATGGCAGTGAAGCCGCAATTGTGTTGCTGCCTTCAAACATCACAGTTTTCACACTTGACTTCTCGGGATCGGGTCTCTCAGGCGGGGAACATGTCACCTTAGGCTGGAACGAA AAGGACGATTTGAAGGCTGTGGTTGAGTTTTTGAGGCAGGATGGAAACATATCTCTGATTGGGCTATGGGGGCGGTCAATGGGTGCTGTTACTAG CTTGATGTATGGAGCCGAGGATCCTTCGATTGCAGGAATGATTCTAGACAGCCCATTCTCCGATTTAGTGGATCTGATGATGGAACTTGTAGATACATATAAGTTTCGTCTGCCGAAGTTTACT GTAAAATTTGCGATACAGTTTATGCGGAGAGCTATTCAGAAAAAAGCAAAGTTCGATATAATGGATCTGAACACCATTAAG GTGGCAAAGTCTAGTTTTGTTCCAGTTTTATTTGGACATGCCTTAGATGATGACTTTATCCGCCCTCATCATTCAGATCGGATATATGAAGCTTACATA GGTgacaaaaatatcatcaaatttgAAGGAGACCACAACTCCCCAAGGCCTCAATTCTACTTTGATtcggtaaatatttttttccataatGTCCTTCAACCTCCAGAGGTGGTGGGACCAACATTTTATGACCCATTGGATGAATACTTTGCAAAG GGCAGTTGGAGCACTATGCATGACACAAATATTCCACAATCCTCAGTACAGAAAA GTTTAGCCGCGGGTAGCATCTCTGAAGCAATTAGTGAAGTCCGCAAGAAACGACCCATGAGTCGCACAGAT GTTCCATCGAATGTCACATCTAACGGTTCTCCATCAGAAACTAAG gaaAAAGAGAGTCATGATGGACACGACAGTTCATCTCCTGATATGATAAACTTTGATTTGTCAAATGGCGATCAATACCCTCCTCACCTTAGGATGGCTTTAGATAATGATCAATATGTGGAGTATCAGATGGAGGATTTCCCATCTaatgcagaggaagaagaaagg ATGCTTATGAAAGCGGTGATGGAATCATTGAAAGACTTGGAAGTGCAAAGTCAACAGAAGAAAGATCATCCTGAGACGAGAGTTCATGGTGGCTCTGCATTTCTAACAGCAGCTCAAGGCCTTCCTTCCAGGGAAGAATCAACTTCAACTCGAGCAAATCAATCAGAGACTGATTCGGCTTCCAGTCCAGCAACACGTAGCCAGGATCAACTACCGTCGTCTTCCGAGCCCAATCCTCCAAGTGAGACCTCGACTTCTCTGGCGAGACCCATAAACGCTTCTGGTCCTGGCTCTTTAAGCCAGAAGGAAACCGAGAACAGTGACATGTCAGGAGTTACAAAGGCCACGGTGACAGTTGAACGTAGTAGTAGCGCACCGGGGAAAGTCTTAGATGGGTTAATACGCAGGTGGGATCTAAACTTCTTCAAAAACAGCAAATAA